A part of Actinomycetes bacterium genomic DNA contains:
- the rsgA gene encoding ribosome small subunit-dependent GTPase A: MSQPRQRRNDLDEDDVRVRPQRGKSRPRTKDRPEHSGATGGLVVAVDRGRYTCLLSGPAGDREITAMRARELGRKGIVVGDRVAIVGDLAGGADSLARVVRVEPRRSVLRRTADDTDPVERVVVANADQLAVVIALVDPEPRPRLIDRALVAAFDAGLLPLLVLTKSDLHSPDDLLAAYAGLDVPAVVTHRGGNLDALRERLKGRTTVLLGHSGVGKSTLVNALVPGADRATGVVNRVTGRGRHTSSSAVALRLPDGDGWVVDTPGIRSFGLAHVDVNRVINAFPDLLAGTQECPRGCTHDEPECGLDAYVAAGHAEPARLNSLRRLLRARELPDDDADPRS, translated from the coding sequence ATGAGTCAGCCACGGCAGCGCCGGAACGACCTGGACGAGGACGACGTCCGGGTCCGGCCGCAGCGGGGGAAGTCGCGGCCGCGCACCAAGGACCGGCCCGAGCACAGCGGCGCCACCGGGGGGCTCGTGGTGGCCGTCGACCGGGGCCGGTACACCTGCCTGCTCTCCGGCCCGGCTGGTGACCGCGAGATCACGGCCATGCGGGCCCGCGAGCTCGGCCGCAAGGGCATCGTCGTCGGGGACCGGGTGGCCATCGTGGGTGATCTCGCCGGCGGCGCGGACTCGCTGGCCCGCGTGGTCCGGGTGGAGCCGCGCCGCTCGGTGCTGCGGCGCACGGCCGACGACACGGACCCGGTCGAACGGGTGGTCGTGGCCAACGCCGACCAGCTGGCCGTGGTGATCGCCCTGGTCGACCCCGAGCCGCGGCCCCGGCTGATCGACCGGGCGCTCGTCGCCGCCTTCGACGCCGGGCTGTTGCCGCTGCTGGTGCTCACCAAGTCGGACCTGCACAGCCCGGACGACCTGCTCGCGGCGTACGCGGGTCTGGACGTGCCGGCCGTGGTGACGCACCGGGGCGGCAACCTGGACGCCCTACGTGAGCGGCTGAAGGGCCGGACGACCGTGCTGCTCGGCCACTCCGGCGTGGGCAAGTCGACCCTGGTGAACGCACTCGTGCCCGGAGCCGACCGGGCCACCGGGGTCGTCAACCGGGTCACCGGCCGCGGGCGGCACACCTCGAGCTCGGCGGTGGCACTGCGGCTGCCGGACGGCGACGGCTGGGTGGTGGACACCCCGGGGATCCGCTCGTTCGGGCTGGCCCACGTCGACGTCAACCGGGTGATCAACGCGTTCCCCGACCTGTTGGCGGGTACCCAGGAGTGCCCCCGCGGGTGCACGCACGACGAGCCGGAGTGCGGGCTGGACGCCTACGTGGCCGCCGGTCACGCCGAGCCGGCCCGACTGAACTCGCTGCGCCGCCTGCTCCGTGCCCGCGAGCTCCCCGACGACGACGCCGACCCGCGAAGTTGA